The nucleotide sequence CGCAGCACGTTCCTCGCGCCGTGGCGGCTGACGCGCGTGCTGCTGGTGCTGTGGTCGGGCGGCACGGTGCTGCTGACCCTGCTCTACGGCCTGCAGAACACCGACTACATCCCGAAGACGTTGCTGGGCATCAGCTTTCCGGCGATCGTGGTCTCCGCGAGCTGCTACCTGTTCACCGAGTTCGCGCTGCGCCCCGTCGCCGCGCAGGCACTCGAGGTCGGTCCCCCGCCGCGCCGGTTCGCTCCGGGCATCCTGGGCCGGACCCTGACGGTGTGGGCGCTGGGCTCCGGCGTCCCCGTGCTCGGCATCCTGCTCGCCGCGATCATCACGCTGACCCTGGAGATCGTGTCGCCCACCCAATTCGCCGTCGCGGTCATGATCCTGGCGCTGTTCGCGCTGATCTTCGGCTTCATCCTGATGTGGATCCTGTCCTGGCTCACCGCCACCCCGGTCCGGGTGGTGCGCGCGGCGCTCAACCGCGTCGAGCAGGGCGACCTCGACACCAACCTGGTGGTCTTCGACGGCACCGAACTCGGCCAGCTGCAGCGCGGCTTCAACAAGATGGTCACGGGACTGCGCGAACGCGAACGGGTGCGCGACCTGTTCGGCAGGCACGTCGGCCGCGAGGTGGCGCTGCTCGCCGAGCAGGAGCGCCCGAAGCTCGGCGGCGAGGAGCGGCACGCCGCGGTGATCTTCGTCGACATCATCGGGTCGACCCAGCTGGTGACCAGCCGGCGCGCGGTCGAGGTGGTGGAACTGCTCAACCGCTTCTTCGCCGTCATCGTCGACGAGGTCGACCGGCACCACGGCCTGGTGAACAAGTTCGAGGGCGACGCGGTGCTGGCAGTCTTCGGCGCGCCGGTGTCGTTGGACAACGCCGAGGAGGAGGCGCTCGCCGCGGCGCGCGCGATGGCCCGTCGGCTGCGCGACGAGGTGCCCGAGTGCCAGGCCGGCATCGGCGTCGCCGCCGGACAGGTCGTCGCCGGCAACGTGGGCGCCAAGGAGCGCTTCGAGTACACCGTCATCGGCGCCCCGGTCAACGAGGCTGCCCGGCTGTGCGAGCTGTCCAAGGAGATCGGCGGCCACCTGGTCGCCTCGGCCGACACGGTGCGCGGTGCGGGCGACGAGGAGAGCGCCCACTGGGAATTGGGCAAGAGCGTGACACTGCGAGGTCACGATGAGGCCACGACCCTCGCCACGCCGGTGCGCAGCGCCGTGCCCGATTGACGCTGGCGTTAGCGTCAGGCCGTTCACGGTGACGACCCGGCCTCCGGCGGGTCCGCGAGAAGGGCTTGGCCATGGCGTTCACGATGCGTCACGTAGTACCCGTGCTGGCGGCGCTGGCCGTCGGCGGGGCCGTCCTCGCGCACCCTGCCGCAGCCGATCCGGACATCGACGGCGAATCCGCCGCGGCGGTCGTCGAGCAGCTGCAGGAACAGGGCTA is from Mycolicibacterium grossiae and encodes:
- a CDS encoding adenylate/guanylate cyclase domain-containing protein — encoded protein: MTDAARSDDTETNAASTARRLGRVLARLTRQTSHGPTTPEYGSWILGRVSESQRRRRVRIQAILTTFVVCANLIGIGVAILVVTVTFPSPSVFDPDVRWITFAVSPAYIGSALIVGVVWATNRVIRNVRWAIAEREPTPKEQRSTFLAPWRLTRVLLVLWSGGTVLLTLLYGLQNTDYIPKTLLGISFPAIVVSASCYLFTEFALRPVAAQALEVGPPPRRFAPGILGRTLTVWALGSGVPVLGILLAAIITLTLEIVSPTQFAVAVMILALFALIFGFILMWILSWLTATPVRVVRAALNRVEQGDLDTNLVVFDGTELGQLQRGFNKMVTGLRERERVRDLFGRHVGREVALLAEQERPKLGGEERHAAVIFVDIIGSTQLVTSRRAVEVVELLNRFFAVIVDEVDRHHGLVNKFEGDAVLAVFGAPVSLDNAEEEALAAARAMARRLRDEVPECQAGIGVAAGQVVAGNVGAKERFEYTVIGAPVNEAARLCELSKEIGGHLVASADTVRGAGDEESAHWELGKSVTLRGHDEATTLATPVRSAVPD